The nucleotide window CGTTACAGCGGCGGCCGAATGCGGACCATGTCGTGCGACACGACCGTAAACGCACCGAACAGCTGGTCCCCGTGGTCTCGAACGGCGCTCGCGACCATCGCGGCCTTGTCGACCGTAACGAGAACGCATTGCCCGGCGTTGGCGCGGTCGAGAACATCGTCGTCCGTAGTCCCGGGAGCGAGTTCCGCGACGTACTCGACATCGTGGCCCTCGAACCTGAGTCGTTCGACGATCCGCGCTTCGCCTCCCTCGTCGGCGAGAAGCTTCACGCCACGGACTTGGGGGTCGGATATGCGACATCGGCGCGTAGCGCCTCAGCACCGAATCGCACGGCAGCCAGTACGCCCTCGCGTGTAAGCCGCGGATGAGCCTTCAGTACCTGCTCGATGGTCTCACCGGCGCCGATGTCCTCGAGGATGGCTTCAACCGTGATGCGAGTGCCCTCGACGACGGGCTTGCCCATCATGATTCCTGGCTCGGACACGATGCGTTGTGCGGCCATTGCGAACACCTCCTTGGACACCCACCACGATACCACCTGCATGCAACGTCAGCG belongs to Actinomycetota bacterium and includes:
- a CDS encoding DUF5615 family PIN-like protein, with product MKLLADEGGEARIVERLRFEGHDVEYVAELAPGTTDDDVLDRANAGQCVLVTVDKAAMVASAVRDHGDQLFGAFTVVSHDMVRIRPPL
- a CDS encoding DUF433 domain-containing protein, with protein sequence MAAQRIVSEPGIMMGKPVVEGTRITVEAILEDIGAGETIEQVLKAHPRLTREGVLAAVRFGAEALRADVAYPTPKSVA